The following are encoded in a window of Amaranthus tricolor cultivar Red isolate AtriRed21 chromosome 2, ASM2621246v1, whole genome shotgun sequence genomic DNA:
- the LOC130805083 gene encoding probable inactive receptor kinase At4g23740, which translates to MGRFGFSFKSMIFFGLCLVHVYGEPLQDKQALLDFLQNTSISRSLNWDPNKPLCTNWTGVTCNDGQTRVVALRLPGVGIRGFLPPDTLSRLSALQTLSLRNNEISSVFPSDFSKLGNLTSLYLQYNKFSGTLPLNFSVWPNLVVLDLSNNNFNGTIPISFSNLTHITTLDLSSNSLSGQIPDLGIPSLRYLNLSYNHLSGNVPNSLLRFPSSSFSGNDVSLRAVSIPLKPSSLPSDSPSHKAKKISQTAVLGIIIGGAAVLFVMIALCMLFLFSKKKNKDRNSDSEAQTKEKFSTFKRFPTESREEKSARIMFFEGSKLAFNLEDLLRASAEVLGKGTFGTTYKATLEDTNIVVVKRLKEVNVGRREFEQQMEIVGNIKHENVAALRAYYFSKDEKLMVYDYFRHGSLSTMLHGKREKRPPLDWETRLTIAIGAARGLAHIHSQNGGRLVHGNIKSSNIFLNTQNYGCVSDLGLATIVTPVAPPIQRTVGYRAPEVTDPRKATQDSDVYSFGVLLLELLTGKMPLGEGMHLVKWVYSVVREEWTAEVFDVALLRYPNIEEEMVAMLQLSMSCTERVSEKRPKMWEVVKMVEDIRQGHSGTRPSSEASTPTPTGLSHTVEVGSSSNSKSPIFSQHNKIACPSS; encoded by the exons ATGGGCAGGTTTGGATTTTCATTTAAATCAATGATCTTCTTTGGGTTGTGTTTGGTTCACGTATATGGTGAGCCATTGCAAGACAAACAAGCCTTGCTTGATTTCCTCCAAAACACTTCCATTTCGCGGTCTTTGAACTGGGATCCAAACAAACCCTTGTGCACTAATTGGACCGGTGTGACCTGTAATGATGGTCAAACAAGGGTGGTTGCTCTCCGGTTGCCGGGAGTTGGAATCCGAGGTTTCCTTCCTCCTGACACTCTTAGCCGCCTTTCTGCGCTTCAAACACTTAGCCTTAGAAATAATGAGATTTCAAGTGTATTTCCATCTGATTTTTCCAAGTTAGGTAACTTGACTTCTTTGTATCTTCAATACAACAAATTTTCTGGTACTCTACCATTGAATTTCTCTGTTTGGCCAAATCTTGTGGTACTAGATTTATCTAATAATAACTTTAATGGAACTATACCTATTTCATTCTCCAATTTAACCCATATTACTACTCTTGATCTTTCAAGTAACTCACTTTCTGGTCAAATTCCTGATTTGGGTATCCCAAGTTTGAGGTATTTGAACTTATCCTACAACCATTTGAGTGGGAATGTTCCTAATTCCCTTCTTAGGTTTCCGAGCTCATCATTCTCCGGCAATGATGTTTCCTTGAGAGCGGTTTCTATTCCCCTGAAACCTTCATCACTTCCATCGGACAGCCCTAGCCACAAGGCCAAGAAGATCAGTCAGACAGCAGTATTGGGGATTATAATTGGTGGTGCTGCTGTTTTGTTTGTTATGATCGCCCTTTGCATGCTTTTTCTGTTttcgaaaaagaaaaacaaggacCGAAACAGTGACTCGGAGGCACAAACCAAGGAGAAATTCTCCACTTTTAAGAGGTTCCCAACAGAAAGCAGGGAAGAGAAGAGCGCAAGGATCATGTTTTTTGAGGGGTCTAAATTGGCATTTAACTTGGAGGATCTTCTAAGGGCTTCGGCTGAGGTTCTTGGTAAGGGAACTTTTGGAACAACATACAAGGCCACCCTTGAGGATACTAACATTGTGGTTGTAAAGAGGCTCAAAGAAGTGAATGTAGGGAGGCGAGAATTCGAGCAACAAATGGAGATTGTTGGTAATATTAAACACGAGAATGTGGCTGCATTAAGGGCATACTATTTTTCGAAAGATGAGAAGCTCATGGTTTACGACTATTTCAGGCACGGAAGTTTATCAACCATGCTACATG GAAAAAGAGAAAAGCGACCTCCATTGGATTGGGAAACCCGGCTAACAATCGCCATCGGTGCAGCAAGAGGCCTTGCTCACATCCATTCTCAAAATGGCGGAAGACTAGTCCATGGAAACATAAAATCCTCAAACATTTTCCTCAacactcaaaactatggttgcGTATCCGACCTAGGGTTAGCAACCATAGTCACACCCGTGGCCCCACCAATCCAACGAACAGTAGGGTACCGAGCCCCAGAAGTCACAGATCCTCGTAAAGCCACCCAAGATTCCGATGTCTACAGCTTCGGAGTCCTACTACTAGAACTTCTCACAGGAAAAATGCCTCTAGGTGAAGGTATGCACCTAGTGAAATGGGTGTATTCCGTGGTCAGAGAAGAGTGGACAGCTGAAGTGTTCGATGTAGCGCTCTTGAGGTACCCAAACATAGAAGAAGAGATGGTGGCAATGCTCCAACTAAGCATGAGTTGTACCGAGCGAGTCTCGGAGAAAAGACCTAAGATGTGGGAGGTGGTCAAAATGGTGGAGGATATCCGACAAGGGCACTCCGGTACACGACCATCATCTGAAGCTTCTACTCCAACACCAACAGGCCTTTCACATACAGTTGAAGTAGGATCTAGTTCCAATTCCAAATCTCCAATTTTCTCACAACACAATAAGATTGCTTGTCCTAGTAGCTAA
- the LOC130805084 gene encoding uncharacterized protein LOC130805084, which yields MDRFNNRRVKLSDSEPPPSDVNPPPNLEPFMGVKTRRLASLHRDYTGDYLDVSSNPYLLKILDKQGDRQVLFADKVFKFTSTGKMKRRILIVTDFALYVIDPETFSLKRRITLSAVEKLYLSKLSDNFFAIVIPTEYDMLMASTRKTEIVTVLVDAAKNTSNFELDVIFKDKFEYNPAADLVKEVHFEEVVVGVKTRILVKREED from the exons ATGGATAGGTTTAACAATCGCCGGGTTAAACTCAGCGATTCAGAACCTCCGCCGTCCGATGTAAATCCGCCGCCGAATCTGGAGCCGTTCATGGGTGTGAAAACAAGACGGTTGGCTTCCTTGCACAGAGATTATACAGGAGATTATCTCGATGTTTCTTCTAACCCTTACCTTTTGAAAATTCTTGACAAACAAG GTGATAGGCAAGTTCTCTTTGCTGATAAGGTTTTTAAGTTCACTAGCACTGGGAAGATGAAGAGACGCATTTTGATAGTAACTGACTTTGCGTTGTATGTGATTGATCCTGAGACCTTTTCTCTCAAGCGTCGAATTACCCTTTCCGCGGTAGAGAAGCTATATTTAAGCAAATTATCGGATAACTTCTTTGCAATTGTCATTCCAACAGAGTATGATATGCTGATGGCAAGCACTAGAAAGACTGAAATTGTTACTGTCTTGGTGGATGCTGCAAAGAATACATCTAACTTTGAACTTGATGTGATCTTTAAAGACAA GTTCGAGTACAATCCAGCTGCTGACTTGGTCAAGGAGGTCCATTTTGAGGAAGTTGTAG TTGGTGTAAAGACCCGAATTTTAGTCAAGCGTGAAGAAGACTAA